In Patescibacteria group bacterium, a genomic segment contains:
- a CDS encoding ABC transporter substrate-binding protein, translated as MKFFVRYLRLFSWFVRAFVTKHRSLISFSFIAGFLIFLLFVELYPIVIKPLFHQKTKVIAVIGNYTPTTLPSYLQNLISFGLTSIDQSGEATSSIALNWEIKDDGKTYLFKIKNDLFWHDKTKFKASDINYNLKDVTFEFITQDLLKISLKEPFSPLPTILSRPIFKRGLVGLGPYKVTKIKLKGDTLQNMSLTPLTADFPPLEFKFYSTEAAAITAFKLGEVNILDRVSDVNGFKNWPNLKISSQIYENYNIILFFNTRLPLLQKRAVRQGLAYAVPSFSQETSNSPLNPHSWAYNPNVKNYSQNQELSKSLLIKEGIATASANLTISTFTSFLPYAQKIAQSWDSLGLKTNIRVENSVPGSFDVLLMSQEIPPDPDQYHLWHSTQTTNITGFGSPKIDKLLEDGRKTTDKEKRTLIYKDFQRYLLEEAPAVFLFHPKLYTIERS; from the coding sequence ATGAAGTTTTTTGTTCGTTATTTACGTTTGTTCTCTTGGTTTGTACGGGCTTTTGTTACTAAACACCGAAGTCTTATCTCTTTTAGTTTTATCGCCGGTTTCTTAATCTTTTTACTTTTTGTGGAACTTTATCCGATTGTCATCAAACCCTTGTTTCACCAAAAAACCAAAGTTATTGCCGTTATCGGTAATTATACCCCAACAACCCTTCCCTCTTATCTTCAAAATCTTATCAGTTTTGGTCTAACTTCCATTGATCAATCAGGCGAAGCAACTTCGTCAATTGCCTTAAATTGGGAAATAAAAGACGACGGCAAAACTTATCTTTTTAAAATTAAAAACGATTTATTTTGGCACGATAAAACAAAGTTTAAAGCTTCTGACATTAATTATAATCTTAAAGATGTCACCTTTGAGTTTATCACTCAAGATCTTCTGAAGATTAGCTTAAAGGAGCCTTTTTCTCCTTTACCAACCATTCTTTCCCGTCCGATTTTTAAACGCGGCTTAGTCGGTTTGGGCCCTTATAAGGTCACGAAAATAAAACTTAAAGGCGATACTTTGCAAAATATGTCCTTAACCCCCTTAACCGCGGATTTTCCTCCGCTTGAGTTTAAGTTTTATTCTACGGAAGCGGCGGCGATAACGGCTTTTAAACTTGGCGAAGTTAATATCCTCGATCGAGTCAGCGACGTCAATGGTTTTAAAAATTGGCCGAATTTAAAGATAAGCTCACAAATTTATGAGAATTACAATATTATTCTTTTTTTCAATACCCGGCTGCCGTTACTCCAAAAAAGAGCCGTTCGCCAAGGTTTGGCTTACGCCGTTCCCTCTTTTTCGCAAGAAACCTCCAACAGTCCTCTTAATCCTCATTCCTGGGCGTATAATCCGAATGTCAAAAATTATTCGCAAAATCAGGAACTGTCTAAAAGTTTATTGATAAAAGAGGGGATCGCCACGGCCTCGGCTAACCTGACCATCTCAACTTTTACTTCCTTTTTGCCTTACGCTCAAAAAATTGCCCAGTCCTGGGATTCCCTGGGCCTAAAAACCAATATCAGGGTCGAAAATTCCGTTCCGGGAAGCTTTGACGTTTTACTCATGAGTCAGGAGATTCCGCCTGACCCCGACCAGTATCACCTCTGGCATTCAACCCAAACCACGAATATCACCGGTTTTGGCAGTCCCAAGATTGATAAACTTTTAGAAGACGGGAGAAAAACGACCGATAAGGAAAAAAGAACGCTAATTTATAAGGATTTTCAGCGTTACTTGCTTGAAGAAGCTCCCGCGGTTTTCCTCTTCCATCCCAAGCTCTACACCATTGAAAGAAGTTAG